A portion of the Gossypium arboreum isolate Shixiya-1 chromosome 8, ASM2569848v2, whole genome shotgun sequence genome contains these proteins:
- the LOC108469239 gene encoding probable copper-transporting ATPase HMA5, with amino-acid sequence MAIKLLASSCVRKESSGDLSPRPHYPSIPKYPKGVTAQETSLQGSEAKAMFSVMGMACSACAGSVEKAIKRPPGIKEAVVDVLNNKAQVMFYPSFVNEESIRDAIEDAGFQAALIQDETDYKSVQVCRIRINGMTCTSYRRNDRQLPVCKRSKWL; translated from the exons ATGGCGATAAAGTTGTTAGCTTCGTCATGCGTAAGGAAGGAGAGTTCTGGGGATTTGTCACCAAGGCCTCATTATCCATCGATTCCCAAATACCCAAAAGGGGTTACGGCACAAGAAACGAGCTTGCAGGGATCAGAGGCGAAAGCTATGTTTTCAGTGATGGGGATGGCATGTTCGGCCTGCGCTGGCTCCGTCGAGAAGGCTATTAAGAGGCCTCCGGGAATTAAGGAAGCTGTtgttgatgttttgaacaacaaggCGCAAGTTATGTTCTACCCAAGTTTTGTTAAC GAAGAGAGCATTCGTGACGCCATTGAAGATGCTGGATTTCAAGCTGCATTGATCCAAGACGAGACCGACTATAAATCCGTTCAAGTCTGCCGTATTCGGATCAACGGAATGACATGCACTTCTTATCGACGGAATGACAGGCAGCTCCCGGTGTGCAAAAGGTCCAAGTGGCTTTAG